A portion of the Oxynema aestuarii AP17 genome contains these proteins:
- a CDS encoding CHASE2 domain-containing protein: MILGVRGWLRRTLIRDYPWWPGAIAGAVSAAIALLGLWEPLERFGYNQLFKLRGSLSWNERIVTVAIDETSLQVYGQFPWSRDRYVQLLDVLNDADPAAIGFDVLFLDPSPQDARLAEAIARNGRVVLARGAWGEEPLPILQDAAAAVGQILHEADRDGISRQATLWIEGIPNLSLAMLQVSGDLPSSDLLAELPQRAIARYQSGVWYNFWVNWPGKMQAVPTYSFVDVVEGRVPMSAFANKFVFVGAVATGLDRKISPFQAIAGVYIHAAVADNWLEDRFLRRWPAWVSPWAAIAFALGTGWLLSGLDWKHRVGLLLLLPSVWVGIALGAFTWVNWWLPTATPIGTIALSAIAVQVREQYQKQQLMRLFETQVAPETARTIWQQRHEIFQHGAVPPQEAIATILFMDIRGFTTISEQMPPRELLPWLNEYLDVMSNCIMNCGGAIDKYIGDAIMACFGVPFVRTTEAEIQQDALNAIAACFKMHEQLQVLNRHFKATGKPPIRFGIGIHTGPVIAGSVGGSRRSNYSVLGDTVNIAARLEPMNKEILDNNPYSLLITRETFAYVRDRYPGRKVGELQLRGRQEITEIYSIQNSKI; encoded by the coding sequence ATGATTTTGGGAGTTCGAGGCTGGCTTCGCCGCACGTTAATACGGGATTATCCCTGGTGGCCCGGTGCCATTGCGGGGGCGGTTTCGGCTGCCATTGCCCTGTTGGGACTGTGGGAGCCTTTAGAACGATTTGGTTACAACCAGTTATTTAAACTGCGCGGTTCGCTCAGTTGGAACGAGCGGATCGTGACCGTGGCAATTGACGAGACCAGTTTGCAGGTTTACGGTCAATTTCCCTGGTCGCGCGATCGCTACGTCCAACTGCTCGACGTGTTGAACGATGCCGATCCGGCGGCGATCGGGTTCGATGTTCTCTTTCTCGATCCGAGTCCTCAAGATGCCCGCTTAGCGGAGGCGATCGCCCGTAACGGTCGCGTCGTCCTCGCCCGGGGCGCCTGGGGGGAGGAACCTTTGCCGATCTTGCAAGACGCTGCCGCCGCCGTGGGTCAAATTCTCCACGAAGCCGACCGCGACGGGATCAGCCGTCAGGCGACCCTGTGGATTGAAGGGATTCCCAATTTGAGTTTGGCAATGTTACAAGTGTCCGGGGACTTGCCCTCGTCCGACCTGTTAGCCGAACTGCCTCAAAGGGCGATCGCCCGTTACCAATCCGGAGTTTGGTATAACTTCTGGGTTAATTGGCCCGGGAAAATGCAAGCGGTTCCCACCTATTCGTTTGTCGATGTGGTCGAAGGTCGCGTCCCGATGAGTGCGTTTGCCAATAAATTCGTATTTGTCGGCGCGGTGGCGACGGGGTTAGACCGCAAAATTTCGCCATTCCAAGCGATCGCGGGGGTTTACATCCATGCCGCCGTTGCGGACAATTGGCTCGAAGATCGGTTTTTACGTCGTTGGCCCGCGTGGGTGTCTCCTTGGGCGGCGATCGCGTTCGCTCTGGGGACTGGGTGGCTGTTGTCCGGTTTGGATTGGAAACATCGGGTGGGGCTGCTGTTGCTTTTGCCGTCGGTGTGGGTGGGAATTGCCTTGGGTGCCTTCACTTGGGTGAATTGGTGGTTACCCACGGCGACTCCCATCGGTACGATCGCCTTGAGCGCGATCGCCGTTCAGGTCCGCGAACAGTACCAAAAACAGCAACTGATGCGCTTGTTTGAGACGCAAGTTGCCCCGGAAACGGCCCGCACGATCTGGCAGCAGCGCCATGAAATTTTCCAACACGGAGCGGTTCCCCCTCAAGAAGCGATCGCCACGATTTTGTTTATGGATATTCGCGGATTTACGACGATTTCCGAGCAGATGCCGCCGAGGGAATTGTTACCGTGGCTCAACGAATATCTCGACGTGATGTCGAATTGTATTATGAATTGTGGGGGGGCGATCGATAAATATATTGGCGATGCGATTATGGCCTGTTTTGGCGTTCCGTTCGTCCGCACGACGGAAGCGGAAATTCAACAGGATGCGTTGAATGCGATCGCCGCTTGTTTTAAAATGCACGAACAATTACAAGTTCTCAACCGCCATTTTAAAGCCACGGGAAAGCCGCCGATTCGGTTTGGGATCGGCATCCATACCGGCCCGGTCATCGCTGGCAGTGTGGGCGGTTCTCGGCGATCGAATTATTCCGTTTTGGGCGATACGGTTAATATTGCCGCTCGCTTGGAACCGATGAATAAAGAAATTCTTGACAATAATCCTTATAGTTTGCTAATTACTCGCGAGACTTTTGCTTACGTCCGCGATCGCTATCCCGGTCGGAAAGTAGGCGAGTTGCAATTGAGAGGAAGACAAGAAATAACGGAGATTTATTCTATACAGAATAGTAAAATTTAG
- a CDS encoding FecR domain-containing protein: MMIVVNDFTRRIGWLSLTVTSLSLAAITAIASSAIAASVEENRQTALSSGGSEDTGSVPAIRLRGREANANDPSQRLLAQQSDCPGGLKVETVRGEGSATFEGRAIAQGDCLSPAIGTIVTEPGVRLRLRLDNYRGSLEVSDVSQFEVATLGDDQIDLFVEYGQVRFSLGRLTGGRATLPPSNPVGLKTLAFFDDGEGGLAQEGGEESPFRVRTPTGVAGVRGTSFGIDVGPNGQTGITSLDGSVFAIAQNQEVTVGPGQYTSIAPGMAPSVPEDLPAESKFRVLVTQQSGSRTVRIEGKIDRPDILLLDNELVETDPDGNFSLMVPRPASRNLKFVVRGPAVRERVYIVPLP; encoded by the coding sequence ATGATGATAGTGGTAAATGATTTCACGCGCCGGATCGGATGGTTGTCGTTGACAGTGACGAGCTTATCCCTGGCGGCGATAACCGCGATCGCTTCGAGCGCGATCGCGGCGTCTGTAGAGGAAAACCGCCAAACTGCGTTATCGAGTGGAGGATCCGAAGACACCGGATCCGTTCCGGCGATACGCCTTCGGGGTCGGGAAGCTAACGCCAATGACCCGTCCCAACGGTTGTTGGCGCAGCAGTCCGATTGTCCGGGAGGGTTGAAAGTCGAAACCGTGCGAGGGGAGGGATCCGCGACATTTGAGGGACGGGCGATCGCCCAAGGAGACTGTCTCAGCCCCGCGATCGGCACGATCGTCACCGAACCCGGCGTGCGATTGCGCTTGCGCCTCGATAACTATCGCGGCAGTTTGGAAGTTTCCGATGTCAGTCAATTCGAGGTCGCGACCCTCGGAGACGACCAAATCGATTTATTTGTCGAATACGGACAAGTGAGATTTTCATTAGGACGACTGACCGGGGGACGGGCGACCTTGCCACCGAGCAATCCCGTCGGCTTGAAAACCCTTGCCTTTTTTGACGATGGCGAAGGGGGACTCGCCCAAGAAGGGGGCGAAGAGTCTCCCTTTAGAGTTCGCACCCCCACGGGAGTCGCGGGGGTACGCGGAACCTCGTTCGGGATCGATGTCGGTCCGAACGGACAAACTGGGATTACCTCTCTCGATGGCAGCGTCTTTGCGATCGCCCAAAATCAAGAAGTGACCGTCGGGCCGGGTCAATATACCTCGATCGCCCCGGGAATGGCGCCGAGTGTACCGGAAGATCTTCCCGCCGAGTCTAAATTCCGGGTCTTAGTCACTCAACAAAGCGGTTCGCGAACCGTTCGCATCGAAGGAAAAATCGATCGCCCCGATATTCTCTTGCTCGATAACGAACTGGTCGAAACCGATCCCGACGGCAATTTTTCCCTGATGGTACCGCGTCCGGCGTCGCGCAACCTCAAGTTTGTGGTGCGCGGTCCGGCAGTCCGCGAGCGCGTTTATATCGTGCCATTGCCCTAA
- a CDS encoding helix-turn-helix domain-containing protein: MTGTNPGFRVDKNRPKDNPEDRETTFEEAATPTEGEGDREGKDLQKSNDSSVETLEESAWGDRLAEIGEQLQQTRERQGISAYQLHSWTRIPLHHIDAIERGLGDRLPPKIYVCGFIRRMADALGLDGDAMAESLPQSDPVKTALRVWEKPQNRLPFALTRVQLYLGYAIVLGLIAVGLTWVSIRWLSDFNSGETIERQE, from the coding sequence ATGACAGGCACCAACCCAGGCTTTAGGGTTGATAAAAATCGGCCTAAAGACAACCCGGAAGACCGAGAAACCACCTTCGAGGAAGCAGCGACCCCTACAGAAGGGGAGGGGGATAGGGAAGGCAAAGATCTTCAAAAAAGTAACGATTCTTCTGTGGAGACGCTAGAGGAAAGTGCTTGGGGCGATCGGCTGGCTGAAATTGGCGAACAACTGCAACAGACCCGGGAAAGACAAGGAATTTCAGCTTATCAACTGCACAGTTGGACGCGGATTCCCCTGCATCATATCGACGCGATCGAACGGGGTTTAGGCGATCGCCTCCCCCCGAAAATTTACGTCTGCGGCTTTATTCGTCGCATGGCGGATGCGTTGGGTTTGGACGGGGATGCAATGGCGGAGTCGTTACCGCAAAGCGATCCGGTCAAAACAGCCCTTCGGGTTTGGGAAAAACCCCAAAATCGATTACCGTTCGCCCTCACCCGCGTTCAACTGTATTTAGGATATGCGATCGTTTTGGGACTGATTGCCGTGGGACTGACGTGGGTTTCGATCCGATGGCTTTCCGATTTTAACTCGGGAGAGACGATCGAGCGGCAGGAGTGA
- a CDS encoding alpha/beta fold hydrolase, with the protein MTRQRHCLKLAEIELSYLEWNPGGEPILLLHGLGDCAVVWSQLAETLGSSYHVVAPDLRGHGESSKPDRGYTAAETIADLEGLLDRLGWESAHILGHSWSGKLAAIWARQAPHRFKTAMLVDPIFITKLPGFLKLSFPILYRTLACLKLGGPFATYEQARQQARQLPQFAAWSPLQERVFEAEIEEKADGRWGSKFAIAARDGIFDDVMRTSGLTETIAVPTLFVQPQAGVNRSEWQMKPYRKYLQNLQIVRVPGNHWPFLVESDVFNQTIADFLKNFSEASPAIA; encoded by the coding sequence ATGACCCGTCAACGTCACTGTTTAAAATTAGCCGAAATCGAGCTGTCTTATTTAGAGTGGAATCCTGGCGGCGAACCGATTTTACTGTTACATGGGTTGGGAGATTGCGCCGTCGTTTGGTCGCAGTTGGCGGAAACTCTGGGGAGTTCGTATCACGTGGTGGCGCCGGATTTGCGCGGTCACGGGGAAAGTTCCAAACCCGATCGCGGTTACACGGCGGCGGAAACGATCGCCGATTTAGAGGGATTGCTCGATCGCCTCGGGTGGGAGTCGGCGCATATTCTCGGTCATTCCTGGAGTGGTAAGTTAGCCGCCATTTGGGCGCGACAAGCTCCCCATCGCTTTAAAACTGCGATGCTGGTCGATCCGATTTTTATCACGAAATTACCCGGGTTTCTCAAATTGAGTTTTCCCATTCTCTATCGGACTTTAGCGTGTTTGAAATTGGGCGGACCGTTTGCAACTTACGAACAAGCGCGCCAACAAGCACGTCAGTTACCGCAATTTGCGGCGTGGAGTCCGTTACAAGAACGGGTGTTTGAGGCGGAAATTGAGGAAAAAGCGGACGGACGCTGGGGGAGTAAGTTTGCGATCGCCGCGCGCGATGGTATTTTTGACGACGTGATGCGAACCTCTGGATTGACCGAGACGATCGCCGTCCCGACCTTGTTCGTCCAACCGCAAGCTGGGGTGAATCGCAGTGAATGGCAGATGAAACCTTACCGAAAATATTTGCAAAATTTGCAAATTGTTCGCGTACCGGGCAATCACTGGCCTTTTTTGGTGGAAAGCGACGTTTTTAACCAGACGATCGCCGATTTTTTAAAGAACTTCTCCGAAGCGAGTCCGGCGATCGCCTAA
- a CDS encoding YihY/virulence factor BrkB family protein, translated as MRLADWFRALQHLRLIKITEFFDAKVRQQRWWKPLARLAQKLLGFLWRLLRKIFTSVGKRVVNFFQFFLYLNFSTLREAVDRANKQRLTGLSAEMAYHAMLALFPAILASIAAIGLFESLQSTLFDLARQIATVVPDEVRSTIRSLIQEVLESRNQEIFSIGFAGALWAFSGVMGAAMAALDRIHEIPHEQTRPFWKAKPIAIVLSVGTIILLIVASFLTFISDAIVRLLARRSCLIESGQECLMESGLLCLLEPIESCPLESQLLDGWQVWSRSMTLVVVSAAFAFIYRFGPSQRHPETPILPGAAIAAVLWAVISNLFRLYVSHFGNYNRTYGAVGTIVILLLWLYLSSLVTLFGAQLNVTVGAAMRRAKAKSEAIRRRRREANAASRQD; from the coding sequence ATGCGATTAGCCGATTGGTTTCGTGCATTACAACATTTACGGTTAATCAAAATAACCGAATTCTTCGACGCTAAAGTCCGACAACAGCGTTGGTGGAAACCGCTTGCGCGCCTCGCTCAAAAACTTTTGGGGTTTTTGTGGCGCTTACTTCGCAAGATCTTTACCAGCGTAGGGAAGCGGGTGGTTAACTTTTTTCAGTTTTTCCTTTATCTCAATTTTTCGACCTTGCGCGAAGCCGTCGATCGCGCTAACAAACAGCGATTGACAGGTTTATCTGCCGAAATGGCCTATCACGCCATGTTGGCCTTATTTCCGGCAATTTTAGCCTCGATCGCGGCGATCGGCCTGTTTGAATCCTTACAATCCACCTTGTTCGATCTTGCCCGCCAAATTGCCACGGTGGTTCCCGACGAGGTTCGCAGCACCATCCGTTCCCTGATTCAAGAAGTGCTTGAAAGTCGGAACCAAGAAATCTTTTCAATTGGCTTTGCTGGAGCGTTATGGGCCTTTTCCGGGGTCATGGGGGCGGCGATGGCAGCCCTCGATCGCATTCACGAAATCCCCCACGAACAAACGCGACCCTTTTGGAAAGCAAAACCGATCGCGATCGTCTTGTCCGTCGGTACGATTATCCTATTAATTGTCGCTTCTTTCTTAACCTTTATCAGCGATGCGATCGTCCGTTTGCTCGCACGGCGCAGTTGTTTGATCGAATCCGGTCAAGAATGTTTGATGGAATCCGGTTTGCTGTGTTTGCTCGAACCGATTGAAAGTTGTCCTCTCGAATCCCAACTGCTCGATGGGTGGCAGGTTTGGAGTCGTTCGATGACGTTGGTGGTGGTTTCTGCGGCTTTTGCGTTTATTTATCGCTTCGGACCGAGCCAGCGCCATCCCGAAACACCTATTTTACCCGGGGCGGCGATCGCGGCGGTCTTGTGGGCGGTGATTTCTAATCTATTTCGGCTTTACGTGTCCCATTTTGGCAACTACAACCGGACTTACGGCGCAGTCGGAACGATCGTGATTTTACTGTTGTGGTTGTACTTATCGTCCCTGGTCACTTTATTCGGCGCCCAACTGAATGTTACGGTCGGTGCGGCGATGCGACGGGCCAAAGCCAAATCCGAGGCGATACGCCGGAGGCGTCGCGAAGCTAACGCGGCGTCGCGCCAAGATTGA
- the thrC gene encoding threonine synthase, with translation MIETYRSYLPVSESTPVVTLQEGNTPLIPVPSIAEIVGKGVRVFVKYDGLNPTGSFKDRGMTMAISKAKEEGARAVICASTGNTSASAAAYARRGGMRAFVLIPDGYVALGKLAQALLYGAEVLAIKGNFDRALEIVREMAESYPVTLVNSVNPYRLEGQKTGAFEVVDVLGNAPDWLCIPVGNAGNISAYWMGFCQYHQAGKCDRLPRMMGFQAAGAAPLVNGAPVTHPETIATAIRIGNPASWDKATAAAQASQGGFKAVTDDEILDAYRLLASREGIFCEPASAASVAGLLQVKDQVPAGATVVCVLTGNGLKDPDTAIKHSDSQFTQGIEPDPAEIAKIIGF, from the coding sequence CTGATCGAAACCTATCGCTCCTATCTCCCCGTTAGCGAAAGCACCCCGGTCGTCACACTCCAAGAAGGAAATACCCCTCTCATTCCCGTCCCGTCCATTGCCGAGATCGTCGGTAAAGGCGTGCGCGTTTTCGTTAAATACGACGGTCTCAACCCCACAGGTAGTTTCAAAGACCGGGGCATGACCATGGCAATTTCCAAAGCCAAAGAAGAAGGCGCCCGCGCCGTGATTTGCGCCAGTACGGGCAACACTTCCGCCTCCGCCGCCGCCTACGCCCGCCGGGGAGGAATGCGAGCCTTCGTGCTGATTCCCGACGGCTACGTCGCCTTGGGGAAACTGGCTCAAGCCTTACTCTACGGCGCCGAAGTATTGGCGATTAAAGGCAATTTCGATCGCGCCCTCGAAATCGTTCGGGAAATGGCCGAAAGCTATCCCGTAACCTTGGTCAATTCCGTCAACCCTTACCGCCTCGAAGGCCAAAAAACCGGAGCGTTTGAAGTGGTAGACGTTCTCGGGAATGCCCCCGATTGGCTCTGCATTCCCGTGGGCAATGCAGGCAATATTAGCGCCTACTGGATGGGCTTTTGCCAGTACCACCAAGCCGGGAAATGCGATCGCCTCCCCCGGATGATGGGCTTCCAAGCCGCCGGAGCTGCGCCCTTAGTCAACGGCGCCCCGGTGACTCACCCAGAAACGATCGCCACCGCCATCCGCATTGGCAATCCCGCCAGTTGGGATAAAGCCACGGCTGCCGCACAAGCCAGCCAGGGCGGGTTTAAAGCCGTCACCGACGACGAAATCCTCGACGCCTACCGTCTGCTCGCCTCCAGAGAAGGCATTTTTTGCGAACCCGCCTCCGCCGCCTCCGTCGCGGGATTACTGCAAGTGAAAGACCAAGTCCCCGCCGGGGCGACGGTCGTCTGCGTCTTGACCGGAAACGGGTTGAAAGATCCCGATACCGCCATCAAACATAGCGACAGCCAGTTTACCCAAGGCATCGAACCCGATCCGGCGGAGATCGCCAAAATCATCGGATTTTAG
- a CDS encoding fatty acid desaturase, whose amino-acid sequence MTASTLQKSQDLTSTSLKEDLRLRDILQTLPKEIFIKNRRKAWTKVFVSVLMVGLGYWGLAIAPWYLLPLMWIFTGTALTGFFVIGHDCGHRSFANRKWVNDLVGHVMMLPLIFPFHGWRIGHNHHHKHTNKIGEDNAWEPWEQEGYDNRSAGIRFFYRRLRGRFWWIGSVTHWAFLHFDWWRFEGKQREQVRFSALLVIVSAAIAFPVMFATLGVWGFVKFWLLPWLVYHFWMSTFTIVHHTTPDIAFATPDRWNEAKAQLCGTVHCDYPRWVEFLCHDINVHVPHHLSTAIPSYNLRKAHQVLREKWGDSLKESRFSWKLMKEITDVCHLYDPERGYISFKEYHARQ is encoded by the coding sequence ATGACAGCATCGACATTACAGAAGTCTCAGGATTTGACATCAACATCGCTCAAAGAAGACTTACGCCTGAGAGATATTTTGCAAACCCTGCCAAAAGAGATTTTTATTAAAAATCGGCGTAAAGCGTGGACGAAAGTTTTTGTTAGTGTCTTGATGGTTGGCTTGGGTTACTGGGGATTGGCGATTGCTCCCTGGTACTTATTACCTCTAATGTGGATTTTTACCGGGACGGCGTTGACCGGTTTTTTTGTGATCGGCCACGATTGCGGTCATCGTTCCTTTGCGAACCGGAAATGGGTAAACGATTTAGTCGGGCACGTCATGATGCTGCCCTTAATTTTTCCCTTTCACGGCTGGCGCATCGGTCACAACCATCACCACAAGCACACCAATAAAATTGGCGAGGATAACGCTTGGGAACCGTGGGAACAAGAAGGCTACGACAACCGTAGCGCCGGAATCCGCTTCTTCTACCGACGGTTACGCGGTCGCTTTTGGTGGATTGGTTCGGTGACGCACTGGGCCTTTCTGCACTTTGACTGGTGGCGTTTTGAAGGCAAACAACGGGAACAGGTGCGCTTTTCCGCCTTACTGGTCATCGTTTCGGCGGCGATCGCCTTCCCGGTGATGTTCGCGACTCTCGGCGTCTGGGGATTCGTCAAGTTCTGGTTGCTGCCTTGGTTGGTGTACCACTTCTGGATGAGTACCTTTACGATCGTCCACCACACCACCCCGGATATTGCGTTTGCGACTCCGGATCGTTGGAATGAAGCGAAAGCTCAACTCTGCGGAACCGTTCACTGCGATTATCCTCGTTGGGTGGAATTTCTCTGCCACGATATCAACGTCCACGTTCCCCATCACTTGTCTACGGCGATTCCGTCGTATAACTTGCGAAAAGCTCATCAAGTTTTGCGAGAAAAGTGGGGAGACTCTCTCAAAGAAAGTCGCTTTTCGTGGAAGTTGATGAAAGAAATTACCGATGTCTGTCACTTGTACGATCCGGAACGCGGCTATATCTCGTTTAAGGAATATCACGCCCGTCAGTAA
- a CDS encoding glycosyltransferase family 4 protein has translation MKILMISTTFPYPPSRGGTQVRTFNFMKYLSQKHAVTLVTQSGEEVGDREIEQLRGCVSELRVFRRPKNSPENRLKLFKKLQRFGRFIQTGIPPSVLSSYSIEMQEAIDAYASDRAHDVVTCEHSVNEIYVRPEWCDRLPTVANIHSSIYGTYRQQVETSTSEKPLRDRVQLPLIRRYERGYCRKFSALVVTTEDDARQFREFGTEARLEIIANGVDFDEFTPRERDPGGYRIVFIGAMDNLPNIDAARFFALEVLPLVQIRYPETTFEIAGARPVPSVLELQNLRGVTVTGTVPAIADYLHQATVCVVPMRTGYGIKNKTLQAMAAGTPVVASDRGLEGLKVDGSEVPLRALRANQVNEYVYAVGRLFEDRRLREQLSRQGRKMVEREYNWEILGRRYEQLLLELVESRP, from the coding sequence ATGAAAATTTTAATGATTTCTACGACCTTTCCCTATCCACCGTCGCGGGGAGGAACTCAGGTCAGAACATTTAATTTCATGAAATATTTAAGTCAAAAACATGCAGTGACTCTGGTCACACAAAGCGGCGAAGAGGTCGGCGATCGCGAGATCGAGCAGTTACGCGGTTGTGTGTCTGAATTGCGGGTGTTCCGGCGTCCGAAAAACTCCCCGGAAAATCGGCTCAAACTCTTTAAGAAACTGCAACGTTTTGGACGTTTTATTCAAACTGGAATTCCGCCGAGTGTTTTATCCTCTTATTCGATCGAAATGCAAGAGGCGATCGACGCTTACGCCAGCGATCGCGCCCATGACGTGGTAACCTGCGAGCATAGCGTCAACGAAATTTACGTGCGACCGGAATGGTGCGATCGCCTGCCGACAGTCGCCAACATCCACAGTTCGATTTACGGAACCTACCGCCAGCAAGTCGAAACCTCCACCTCGGAAAAGCCATTGCGCGATCGCGTCCAACTCCCCCTCATCCGTCGCTACGAACGAGGGTACTGTCGCAAATTTTCCGCCTTGGTCGTCACCACCGAGGACGACGCCCGCCAATTTCGGGAATTCGGCACCGAGGCGCGCCTCGAAATCATTGCTAATGGGGTCGATTTTGACGAATTCACCCCGCGAGAACGGGATCCCGGGGGCTATCGGATTGTCTTTATCGGCGCGATGGATAACTTACCGAATATCGACGCCGCGCGCTTCTTCGCCTTAGAAGTCCTCCCGTTAGTCCAAATCCGCTATCCCGAGACCACTTTCGAGATTGCCGGAGCCCGTCCGGTTCCGTCGGTGTTGGAATTGCAAAACCTGCGCGGGGTCACGGTGACGGGGACCGTTCCGGCGATCGCCGATTACCTCCATCAAGCCACAGTGTGCGTGGTACCCATGCGGACGGGATACGGAATTAAAAATAAGACCTTGCAGGCGATGGCGGCGGGAACTCCGGTGGTGGCGAGCGATCGCGGTTTGGAAGGCTTGAAAGTCGATGGTTCCGAGGTTCCCTTGCGTGCGTTGCGCGCCAATCAGGTTAACGAATATGTCTACGCCGTCGGTCGCCTGTTCGAGGATCGCCGTTTGCGAGAGCAACTTTCGCGTCAGGGGCGCAAAATGGTGGAACGAGAGTATAACTGGGAAATTTTAGGCAGACGTTACGAGCAACTCCTGCTAGAGTTAGTGGAGTCTCGCCCCTAA
- a CDS encoding Npun_R2821/Npun_R2822 family protein, producing MPSYGIYILANDVVYDQFVALVNSIEANVSPDLPICVIPYNDRLELIQKEIQFRPQLSLFENWEAMRRWDEFARDIWAAHSVAQQHQSHSDWYGGNLQRRLAAFEGDFDRFVYYDCDSLAMKPLDRVFERLDRWDFVFDDWEHQKPTPVAALNIPLIEKTGRYTEAEIRPKLHCGSFFASKRGLFDAAAIAQLKTRLIDGGEIEWINGRGWWDDAFLFCYLTLPRDRSVFNFTLSDTPYERTGNCADSDPFVNIDNILYNEQGLKPIHRIHYMNYPSIYFNRLSQGENLNIPHQDVFLHYRFLKHPEAKPKELKTPSPAIELAYQISKKLQKIRKKLLQSNPMKEKSAIGV from the coding sequence ATGCCATCATACGGTATCTACATCTTGGCCAATGATGTCGTTTACGATCAATTCGTGGCCTTGGTTAATAGTATTGAAGCCAATGTCTCTCCCGATCTTCCCATTTGCGTTATTCCCTATAACGACCGACTCGAACTGATTCAAAAAGAAATTCAATTTCGTCCCCAGCTTAGTTTATTCGAGAATTGGGAAGCGATGCGACGTTGGGATGAATTTGCACGGGATATTTGGGCGGCCCATTCTGTCGCTCAACAACATCAGTCTCATTCGGACTGGTATGGTGGAAATCTACAACGAAGATTGGCCGCTTTTGAGGGCGATTTCGATCGCTTCGTCTATTACGATTGCGACAGTCTGGCGATGAAACCTTTAGATCGGGTTTTTGAAAGGTTGGATCGCTGGGATTTTGTCTTTGACGATTGGGAACATCAAAAACCCACTCCAGTCGCCGCTTTAAATATTCCCCTCATCGAAAAAACTGGGCGCTATACGGAAGCAGAAATTCGTCCTAAACTTCACTGCGGTAGTTTTTTTGCCTCGAAACGCGGTTTATTTGATGCGGCGGCGATCGCACAATTAAAAACACGCTTGATTGATGGCGGAGAAATTGAGTGGATTAACGGACGTGGATGGTGGGACGATGCGTTTTTATTTTGCTATCTGACTTTACCGCGCGATCGCTCCGTGTTTAACTTTACGTTAAGTGATACCCCTTACGAACGCACGGGAAACTGTGCGGATTCCGATCCGTTTGTCAATATCGACAATATCCTTTACAACGAACAAGGATTAAAGCCTATTCACCGCATCCATTACATGAATTATCCCTCGATCTATTTCAATCGTTTGAGTCAAGGGGAAAATCTAAATATTCCCCATCAAGATGTTTTCCTACACTATCGGTTTCTCAAACATCCGGAGGCTAAACCTAAAGAACTTAAAACGCCGTCCCCCGCGATCGAACTGGCTTATCAAATTAGCAAAAAACTCCAGAAAATCCGCAAAAAGTTATTGCAAAGTAACCCGATGAAGGAAAAGTCTGCAATCGGAGTTTAA